A single window of Aspergillus flavus chromosome 4, complete sequence DNA harbors:
- a CDS encoding fungal-specific transcription factor domain-containing protein, producing MVRQQRDRETADQQQQPRDYRENDDGASDSHEGLPTEPAPKRHKRGKYVSKACGQCQRRKIKCDGCIPCRPCVLNGRDCLMQTVDMRRRRPTGLTESGVADRELANADAGLHNHDDQLTARDLASRLSRIEHQLSLVLESVGRDKDSPVDKELGIHGSTSPQGATARRPVNSDISDVVRSQVPAFSGESSITHTLDQIEGYLERTDVTYGNAERPMSCQVSGTSLTAPSSPLGGFRETREAVDIRKVLNAYGIDPRKEEWDGYMHTFCDEVHILYPFLHIPSLWANYANMWNSGFSSTEHEFQRSKDYRMMVAQVWVCIALGRCTESPRVSSEEGKHSAGWSIFEAATDLIGDLVGCFRACSRPTIILQTYALMVVYLFRLDANERAEKFLALAISHAHHLGFHRSKVIRRMPVFNDEMIRRLWWSLYALDRRLAIETGHPFLIQDVNVDAPHPQNLDDEWLTRYKEDSKTSNELESDIKTALSKDPITPIPYLSATTRYSRVLGKIWEAIYGANMTDVIPSSSLLEYLDQLISRAQVEVRPEFSDSYQSEPPNLEQTNPLRWLAKQQMLMRIRWLSLRLLIRKPILQQRASPQESIADILETEVTCIRIACNIIQEFKQIPQYTASAFPFLHPLVGATVVTLGLIIREPSFKATYGNITLHAAISLENYCRKTWVSGKMIRTIRRLNQITSSVLSSSRTRASSRSALQSSSRNYSGDTQTVPQTTSTRTWPSSMTLPLENPTSHTSAVHSSYIPISALTNQNTTSLTTSPMHASHSMTPSTQLQHTSEGWAVAPTNLVTADFDFEQSLTSDLIPGGHIYGWMAGTQQSEMQHDGTAYMEMGWLESLFGTDLGSNVMLPPED from the exons ATGGTGCGACAACAGCGCGACAGGGAAACTGctgaccagcagcaacaacctcGGGACTACCGGGAGAATGATGATGGGGCTTCCGATAGCCACGAGGGTTTGCCAACTGAACCTGCTCCAAAGCGCCACAAACGAGGAAAATACGTGTCAAAAGCTTG TGGACAAtgccagagaagaaaaatcaaa TGTGATGGATGCATCCCCTGTCGACCATGTGTCCTCAATGGCCGAGATTGCCTCATGCAAACAGTGGACATGCGGCGCCGAAGACCAACCGGGCTGACGGAGTCTGGAGTTGCCGACAGGGAGCTGGCTAATGCGGATGCTGGCCTTCATAACCATGATGATCA ACTAACTGCAAGAGACCTCGCGTCCCGGCTGAGTCGGATTGAGCATCAGCTAAGCCTAGTCTTGGAGTCAGTGGGTCGCGACAAAGACAGCCCAGTTGACAAAGAACTAGGGATCCATGGATCAACAAGTCCGCAGGGTGCTACCGCAAGGCGGCCTGTGAATTCTGATATCTCGGATGTTGTTAGATCCCAAGTACCAGCTTTCTCGGGTGAATCCTCTATTACCCACACCCTGGATCAAATTGAGGGCTATCTGGAGCGTACGGATGTGACGTATGGTAATGCAGAGCGTCCCATGTCCTGCCAGGTGTCAGGTACATCGTTAACAGCGCCAAGCTCCCCGCTAGGTGGCTTCAGAGAGACGCGTGAGGCAGTCGATATACGGAAAGTCTTGAATGCATACGGCATCGATCCACGCAAGGAGGAATGGGATGGATACATGCACACTTTCTGTGACGAGGTTCACATCCTGTACCCCTTTCTTCATATTCCAAGTCTGTGGGCCAATTACGCAAATATGTGGAACTctggcttctcctccacgGAGCATGAGTTCCAAAGAAGCAAGGACTACAGAATGATGGTCGCTCAGGTATGGGTTTGTATCGCACTGGGAAGATGTACCGAATCACCTCGGGTGAGCAGCGAGGAGGGCAAGCACTCTGCTGGATGGAGTATCTTTGAGGCGGCAACAGACCTCATTGGAGACCTTGTAGGCTGCTTTCGGGCGTGTTCAAGACCTACGATTATCTTGCAAACTTACGCTTTGATG GTGGTATATCTTTTTCGACTCGACGCCAATGAAAGAGCGGAGAAATTCTTAGCGCTCGCCATCTCGCATGCACATCATCTAGGCTTTCATCGGTCCAAGGTCATCCGACGTATGCCAGTTTTCAACGATGAGATGATTCGGCGACTATGGTGGTCACTTTATGCACTCGATCGCCGATTAGCGATTGAGACGGGTCACCCATTCCTGATACAGGATGTCAATGTTGATGCGCCTCATCCCCAGAATCTGGACGATGAATGGCTCACCCGGTACAAGGAAGACTCTAAGACAAGCAATGAGCTAGAAAGCGACATCAAAACAGCACTTTCGAAAGATCCCATTACACCGATACCATATTTATCTGCGACCACCCGCTACTCTCGAGTTTTGGGGAAGATATGGGAGGCTATCTACGGCGCAAATATGACGGACGTTATCCCCAGCTCAAGTCTACTAGAATACCTAGACCAACTCATATCCCGAGCCCAAGTGGAAGTACGGCCGGAGTTCTCCGATAGCTATCAATCCGAGCCGCCCAATCTTGAGCAAACTAACCCACTTCGATGGCTAGCCAAGCAGCAGATGCTGATGCGAATT CGATGGCTGTCCCTCCGCCTGCTCATCCGAAAACCAATCCTCCAACAACGGGCTTCACCCCAGGAATCCATCGCCGACATCCTCGAAACAGAAGTCACCTGCATCCGAATTGCCTGCAACATTATTCAAGAATTCAAACAAATCCCCCAATATACAGCATCTGCATTTCCCTTCCTCCACCCACTAGTCGGCGCTACAGTTGTCACTCTAGGCCTGATCATCCGAGAGCCCTCTTTCAAAGCAACGTACGGCAACATAACACTCCACGCTGCAATCTCACTCGAGAACTACTGCCGCAAGACATGGGTCTCAGGAAAGATGATCCGAACAATCCGGAGGCTGAACCAGATCACCTCGTCCGTTTTATCTAGTTCAAGAACGAGAGCGTCGAGTCGTTCCGCGCTACAGTCATCATCCCGCAACTATAGCGGAGACACCCAGACTGTCCCGCAGACAACCTCCACCAGAACCTGGCCATCATCCATGACCCTTCCTCTTGAGAATCCTACAAGTCACACATCCGCTGTACATAGTAGTTATATCCCCATTTCGGCTCTGACGAATCAAAACACAACTTCCCTTACCACGAGTCCTATGCATGCTTCTCATTCAATGACCCCATCAACACAGCTTCAGCATACCTCCGAAGGATGGGCCGTCGCGCCAACGAACCTTGTGACCGCGGACTTTGACTTCGAGCAGAGTCTTACTAGTGACCTCATACCTGGAGGTCATATATATGGATGGATGGCCGGAACACAGCAAAGTGAGATGCAGCACGATGGAACAGCATATATGGAGATGGGATGGTTGGAGTCTTTGTTTGGGACCGACCTAGGGTCTAATGTTATGCTTCCGCCGGAGGATTAG
- a CDS encoding nucleoside-diphosphate-sugar epimerase GsfE (unnamed protein product), producing the protein MSPLSGKVAFVAGANGISGFAIIEHLVRQPKTEWSKIIVTSRRPLAYFWPDPRVEFVAVDFLEPVEKIVAKLRNICAPVTHTYFTSYVHHDDFRVLKEKNVPLFKNFMDAVDEVCPNLERVCLQTGGKYYGVHLGPVKFPLSEDMPRYDDKGYNFYYVQEDYLKEAQKKRNTWSWNVIRPNAINGFAPHANGMSEALTVAIYMLICRELGQPAQFPGNEYFWNSIDDNSYAPSLADLTIHATTKDHCKNEDFLHCNGDVFVWKYLWQDVAKYFGVEAPEPQFNKATGQADTLNNEIDMVEWAKDKRPIWEAVVKKYGGKVEAFDWGTWGFFNWATGKSWCTISSVNKARKYGWQRTDDTYETWIETYRSFENAGVLPSHTAL; encoded by the exons ATGAGTCCTCTATCAGGCAAAGTCGCTTTCGTCGCAGGTGCCAATGGCATTAGTGGTTTCGCAATCATCGAGCACTTAGTTCGGCAGCCTAAGACTGAGTG GTCGAAAATTATCGTCACCTCCAGACGCCCCCTGGCATATTTCTGGCCTGATCCTCGTGTGGAATTTGTGGCCGTGGATTTCCTCGAACCGGTAGAGAAGATCGTCGCAAAGCTGAGGAATATCTGTGCGCCTGTTACTCATACATACTTCACCTCGTACGTGCACCATGATGACTTTAGGGTcctgaaagaaaagaacgtaCCCTTGTTCAAGAACTTTATGGATGCGGTGGATGAAGTCTGCCCGAATCTGGAGCGGGTTTGCCTTCAAACTGGTGGAAAG TACTACGGTGTTCACCTTGGACCTGTCAAGTTCCCTCTATCGGAGGACATGCCGAGATATGACGATAAGGGTTACAACTTCTACTACGTCCAGGAAGATTATCTGAAGGAGGCGCAGAAAAAACGGAACACATGGTCCTGGAACGTCATCCGCCCGAACGCAATCAATGGATTTGCTCCCCACG CAAACGGAATGTCCGAAGCCCTAACCGTGGCAATCTACATGTTGATCTGCCGTGAGCTTGGCCAGCCTGCTCAGTTCCCAGGCAACGAGTATTTCTGGAACTCTATCGACGACAATTCTTACGCGCCTAGCTTGGCTGATTTGACTATCCACGCTACGACAAAGGACCACTGCAAGAACGAAGACTTCCTTCATTGCAACGGAGATGTCTTTGTGTGGAAATACCTGTGGCAGGATGTTGCCAAATACTTCGGCGTTGAG GCCCCCGAGCCTCAGTTCAACAAGGCCACCGGCCAAGCCGATACTCTCAACAACGAAATCGACATGGTAGAGTGGGCCAAAGACAAGCGTCCCATTTGGGAAGCCGTGGTAAAGAAGTACGGAGGTAAGGTCGAAGCGTTCGACTGGGGCACCTGGGGCTTCTTCAACTGGGCAACCGGCAAGTCTTGGTGCACAATCTCATCCGTTAACAAGGCGAGGAAGTACGGTTGGCAGCGGACAGACGATACCTACGAAACCTGGATTGAGACCTATCGGTCTTTTGAGAATGCAGGTGTGTTGCCTAGCCACACAGCCCTTTAG
- a CDS encoding putative caffeine resistance protein, whose amino-acid sequence MQTLGDLHAWSTIYFFLSTTCIEFSNTPTMNVIRSHFMSILRYRLSGGSLEPQGYGQFEMQIEMPRIDRLTQSLYSSGNRSGFPALFPAHPLHRVHPKEPSAGVVMGHLTENSDSTPRDPTFEIDWEQNDKENPTNWPLWYKCFTVWSVSLTTTCVILYTTSYTSGSPGIQESFGVTSRIVVLIGLTTYMIGLGLGCLVLAPLSEVYGRRIIYISTSVLFTILVLPVALAPNFPAVVISRFFGGFFGSASVVAGPGTINDIIQPKYRALAFSLWSLGAMNGPVLGPIIGGFVYQYLGWRWINWIVLICGGASTACLCLVKETYAPVLLKRRRKAKQIETGDTRWWTKYDSQAEESIWKRLQTSLSRPLIMAVFEPICLFWNVYVGVVYAVLFLCFVGYPIVFQQLREWSPGLAGLGYLGIGTGIALAVFSEPLVRNFLIAKHPPDPVTGKIPPEALVRPICIGGILIPIGEFWFSWTARPPVHWISCVLAGVPFGLGNGLVFIYATSYLAASYGMYAASAIAGNSVVRYVFGGVLPLAGSKMYRAMGVNWAGTMLALVEVFLTFIPFVFYRYGARIRQRSQMASKMI is encoded by the exons ATGCAAACTCTTGGCGATCTGCATGCCTGGTCTACaatctacttttttttatccaCCACTTGTATCGAGTTTAGCAACACACCTACGATGAACGTCATCCGGTCTCACTTTATGTCGATTCTTCGATACAGACTTTCTGGTGGGTCTCTAGAACCACAAGGATATGGGCAATTCGAGATGCAAATCGAGATGCCGAGGATTGATAGACTTACCCAATCTTTATACTCAAGCGGAAATCGTTCCGGGTTTCCGGCCCTATTTCCGGCACACCCGCTCCACCGAGTCCACCCAAAGGAGCCT TCGGCAGGGGTCGTTATGGGACATCTAACTGAAAATTCGGATTCTACGCCGCGAGACCCTACGTTCGAAATTGACTGGGAACAAAATGACAAGGAAAATCCAACTAACTGGCCTTTGTGGTATAAGTGCTTCACTGTTTGGTCTGTGTCACTTACTACAACATGCGT AATACTCTATACCACGTCATACACATCTGGCTCCCCGGGAATCCAAGAATCTTTCGGTGTTACATCTCGGATAGTGGTGCTGATCGGACTGACCACCTACATGATAGGTCTGGGGCTCGGTTGTCTAGTGCTGGCACCTCTGTCTGAAGTGTATGGAAGACGAATAATTTACATCAGTACCAGTGTCTTGTTTACTATACTGGTTTTACCGGTGGCACTGGCACCAAACTTCCCGGCTGTCGTTATCAGCAGGTTCTTCGGTGGGTTCTTCGGCAGTGCCTCGGTAGTAGCTGGACCTGGCACTATAAACGATATAATCCAACCCAAGTACAGAGCGTTAGCATTTAGTCTATGGAGTCTCGGGGCAATGAATGGCCCGGTTCTAG GCCCTATTATCGGCGGCTTTGTCTACCAGTATCTTGGATGGCGTTGGATCAATTGGATTGTGCTTATATGCGGCGGGGCATCAACTGCATGTCTTTGTTTGGTGAAAGAGACGTACGCACCCGTTCTGCTCAAGAGGCGACGAAAAGCGAAGCAAATCGAAACTGGTGATACGCGATGGTGGACAAAGTATGACAgccaagctgaagaaagtATCTGGAAACGGCTGCAGACTAGTCTGAGTCGACCACTCATAATGGCTGTGTTCGAACCTATATG TTTATTCTGGAACGTATATGTTGGTGTTGTCTACGCAGTGCTATTCCTCTGCTTTGTCGGGTATCCAATTGTGTTTCAGCAACTCCGCGAATGGTCCCCCGGACTGGCAGGACTTGGCTATTTGGGAATTGGCACTGGTATTGCCCTAGCTGTATTCTCAGAACCACTAGTCCGCAACTTCCTCATCGCAAAGCATCCACCCGATCCAGTCACAGGAAAAATCCCACCGGAGGCTTTGGTGCGGCCAATATGCATTGGCGGCATACTGATACCGATTGGAGAGTTCTGGTTTTCTTGGACCGCGCGACCACCTGTCCATTGGATATCATGCGTACTAGCAGGTGTCCCATTTGGGTTGGGGAATGGGCTCGTGTTCATCTATGCCACGAGCTATCTCGCCGCCAGCTATGGTATGTATGCTGCCTCTGCTATCGCTGGAAACTCGGTTGTTAGATATGTGTTTGGCGGAGTATTGCCACTTGCAGGCTCGAAGATGTACAGGGCAATGGGGGTGAATTGGGCGGGTACGATGTTAGCATTGGTGGAGGTATTTCTGACATTTATCCCATTTGTTTTCTATCGATATGGCGCGAGGATCAGGCAGCGCAGTCAGATGGCTTCGAAGATGATCTAG
- a CDS encoding putative cyanate hydratase (Cyanate hydratase) — translation MSLATLDTSQHPNLPSASATLFKAKAAKKFSFEQIAQHIGRNEVATAAIFYGQAKASPEDITNLASLLEIPQEVLEDQLSGFPDRGKSVEMPPKEPLIYRLYEIVQNYGYAYKAVLNEKFGDGIMSAISFSTKVEKETDADGNNWAVITLRGKWLPFSRF, via the exons ATGTCTCTCGCAACACTTGAC ACATCGCAAcaccccaacctcccctcCGCATCCGCGACCCTcttcaaggccaaggccgCCAAGAAATTCAGCTTCGAACAGATCGCCCAGCACATCGGTCGCAACGAAGTCGCAACCGCAGCCATCTTCTACGGCCAGGCAAAGGCTTCGCCAGAGGACATCACCAATCTCGCTTCCCTCCTGGAAATTCCTCAAGAGGTCCTGGAGGATCAACTCAGTGGCTTTCCTGACCGCGGCAAGTCCGTGGAAATGCCACCCAAGGAGCCTCTGATCTACCGCTTGTATGAGATCGTGCAGAACTATGGGTATGCCTACAAGGCTGTTTTGAACGAGAAGTTCGGTGATGGCATTATGAGCGCAATTTCGTTCTCGACAAAGGTGGAAAAGGAGActgatgctgatggaaaTAACTGGGCTGTTATTACCCTTCGTGGCAAGTG GCTTCCTTTCTCGAGGTTCTAA